Genomic window (Dictyoglomus thermophilum H-6-12):
TTTAAAGGAGTTAGAGGGCAAAAATAGTCTGAAAAGATTAGGTTTTGAAGCCTCAAATGTGGTTTATAGTACTTGGGCTAAATTGAGAGAACTTTTTCAAGATGTTGAATTAGTTCCCTTGAACAATTGGGTTGAAGAGTTACGTATAGTTAAGACAGAAGATGAAATTGAAAAAATAAAAAAGGCTTTAATGATAGCTGAACAGGCTTTTGAAAATGTCCTACCTTTAATAAAGGTTGGAGTAAGCGAAAAAGATATTGCCATTGAATTGGAGTATCAAATGGCAAAATTAGGTAGTGAGAGGCCTGCCTTTGATACCATAGTAGCTTCAGGAGAAAGAGGTGCTTTACCTCACGGTAAAGCAAGTAATAAAAAGCTTATGGGCAATGAGTTTATAGTTTTTGATTTTGGAGCAGTTTATAACGGATATCATTCAGATATTACTCGTACTGTTTATTTTGGTAATCCTACTGAAGAAGAAATTTTAGTTTATAATATAGTGTTGGAAGCTCAAAAAAAAGCAGAGGAAATTATTGAAGAAGGTCTTCAATGTAATTTTGTAGATAAAGTTGCTCGTGATATAATTCAAGAGAATGGTTTTGGAAATTATTTTGGACATGGATTAGGACATGGAGTTGGACTTGAGATTCACGAATTACCAAGACTTTCACCTAAAAGTGATATGGTGCTTAAGAAGGGAATGGTGGTTACTATTGAGCCAGGTATTTATATTCCTGGGAAATTTGGGGTAAGGATAGAAGATATGGTAGTGGTAGACAAAAGTGGCTCAAAAATATTGAATAAACTTACTAACGATTTGATAATTATTTAAGGTAAAGGAGGTAAAAAGATAAATGATCTCAGTAAACGATTTTTATCCAGGATTAACTATTGAATTAGATGGAGAGATCTACATAGTATTAGAGTATCAACATGTTCATATGGCTCAAGGACAGGCAACGGTCAGAGTTAAATTAAAAAACCTAAAAACAGGAAATGTTATAAGGAAAACTTTTAAATCCGATGAATACGTCCCGCAAGCCTTTATAAATAAAAGAGAAGCCGAATATTTGTATAAACAAGGGGATGAATATTATTTTATTGATAATGAAAGTTTTGAACAGTATGTACTTACTGAAGAGCAGTTAGGCGAGGCAATAAATTATTTAAAAGAGGGAAATACAGTTAGTGTACTTTTTTATGAGGGTAATCCTATTGGAATAGAATTGCCAACTACTGTGGTATTAGAGGTTGTGGAAACAGATCCAGGCTTGAGAGGAGATACAGTTTCTGGTGGGTCTAAACCTGCAAAACTTGAAACAGGACTTGTTATCCAGGTACCTTTATTTATACAGATAGGGGATAAAGTTGTTGTGGATACCAGATATGCTAAGTATGTAGAGAGGGCTTAGATAATATGAGAGAGTGGAATTTGGAAGATTTAAAGGAGATAATAAGCTTATTTTCAAAAAGTAATCTTTCAGAGCTGGTAATAGAAAGTGGTGAAAATAAACTAATACTAAAAAGAGGGGATAATGTAGTAAATATAATTTCAGAAAAAGAGGTTAAAAAAGAGCAAGGAGAGAAGGAATCTTTTGTAAAAGAAGAAGAGGGAGTATATATTACAGCTCCTTTAGTAGGTGTGTTTTACAGATCTCCAGCACCTGGTGCTCCTCCCTTTGTGGAAGAGGGAGACCTTGTTGAGCCAGGTCAAACAGTATGTATAATAGAGGCAATGAAACTAATGAATGAAATCAAAAGTCATGTCAGGGGAAGAGTTAAAAAGATATTGGTAGACAACGGTCAAGCTGTAGAATTTGGACAAAAATTATTCCTTATAGAAACCGATGGCAATGTTTAAGAAAATACTTATTGCTAATCGTGGCGAAATTGCTGTAAGGGTTATAAGAGCTTGTAGAGAATTAGGGATTAAAACAGTAGCAGTCTATTCAGAAGCAGATAAAGAGTCTCTTCATGTATATATGGCCGATGAAGCAGTATGTATAGGACCTCCACCAGCTTCTCAAAGCTATTTAAATATACCTAACATAATAAGTGCGGCTTTAATAACTAATGCTGAAGCTATACATCCAGGATATGGATTTTTAGCTGAGTCTGCAAGATTCGCAGAGATATGTCAGGATCATGGTATAGTTTTTATAGGGCCTAAAAAGGAAGTAATAGAAAGTTTAGGGGATAAAGCAAGAGCTAAAAAATTAATGAAAGAGGCTGGAGTTCCTTTACTTCCCGGTTCTGAGGGACTAATAGAAGATGAAAAACAAGCTTTAAGGGTTGCAAAAGAGATAGGTTTTCCTGTTCTCATTAAAGCCACCGCAGGCGGTGGAGGGAAAGGAATGAGGATATCTTATAGCCCTGAGGAGCTTGTAAAAAATATTAGGCTTGCGAAAATGGAAGCGGAGAAGAATTTTGGAAACCCTGGTGTTTATATAGAAAAATTTATAGAGGAACCAAGACATGTAGAGATTCAGATTTTAGGGGATCAATATGGTAATATTGTCTCATTAGGGGAGAGGGACTGTACCATCCAAAGAAGATATCAAAAATTGATTGAGGAGTCACCATCCCCTGTGGTTAACAATAGAATAAGAGAGGCAATGAGTAGAGCAGCTATAAAAGGGGCTTATAAAGTTGGTTATGTAGGACCTGGCACCTTTGAATTTCTATTAGATAAAGACGGAAAGTTCTATTTCATGGAAGTAAATACTAGAATTCAAGTAGAGCACACAGTTACTGAGATGGTAACAGGTATTGATCTGGTAAAATGGCAGATATTAATAGCTGCTGGAGAAAAACTTGATTTAAAAGACATAACTTTAAGAGGGCATGCTATAGAATGTAGGATTAATGCAGAGGATCCTGATAATAATTTTGCTCCTTCCATAGGTAGAATTGAAAAATATATACCTCCTGGTGGGCCGTTTGTAAGGATAGATACTCATATTTATGAAGGATATGAAATGGTACCTTATTATGATTCGTTGCTTGCTAAGGTCATTGCATGGGGCAAGGATAGAGATGAGGCTATAGCAAGAATGAAACGTGCTTTGAATGAGTTTGTCATAAGAGGATTAAAGACTACCATTCCACTCCATCTTAAAATTTTGGAAAATAGTTCTTTTGTTAAAGGTGATTATTCTACTAATTTCTTAGCAAGAAGGATTTTAGTTGAAGAGTAAATCTGATAAAATATCATCATAGAAGGGTGTTTTTATGAAAGAAGAATTATCTTATGGATCTGTTAAAATATCAAAAGAGGTAATTGCAGTTATTGCTGGAATAGCTGCTCAAGAAGTCGAAGGAGTAGCTAGGGTAGGAGAGAGCTTATCATCGTTTATAAAATTTGTATCTGGGATACCTATTGGTAGAGGGTTAAAAGTGGAATTGTTAGATAAGGACGTTTTTATAAGGATTCCTATTTATGTTAAGCAAAATGTCTTTTTCCCTGATATTGCAAGAGATATTCAAAATCATGTCAAGGAAGTTGTAGAAAGTATGACGGGCTTAAATGTTCGTGAGGTCAACGTTATAATTAAAGGGGTTATTTTAGGTAAAAAAGGTGAGGAGGACAAGGTTAAATGAGAATAAATAAATC
Coding sequences:
- a CDS encoding M24 family metallopeptidase; the protein is MIEKIQEKLIKENIDAVWISNIVNIRYLTGFTGSTADLLVLREGGYILVDSRYWEQVNQEVKGIKPVLVDGNNNLFTFLKELEGKNSLKRLGFEASNVVYSTWAKLRELFQDVELVPLNNWVEELRIVKTEDEIEKIKKALMIAEQAFENVLPLIKVGVSEKDIAIELEYQMAKLGSERPAFDTIVASGERGALPHGKASNKKLMGNEFIVFDFGAVYNGYHSDITRTVYFGNPTEEEILVYNIVLEAQKKAEEIIEEGLQCNFVDKVARDIIQENGFGNYFGHGLGHGVGLEIHELPRLSPKSDMVLKKGMVVTIEPGIYIPGKFGVRIEDMVVVDKSGSKILNKLTNDLIII
- the efp gene encoding elongation factor P translates to MISVNDFYPGLTIELDGEIYIVLEYQHVHMAQGQATVRVKLKNLKTGNVIRKTFKSDEYVPQAFINKREAEYLYKQGDEYYFIDNESFEQYVLTEEQLGEAINYLKEGNTVSVLFYEGNPIGIELPTTVVLEVVETDPGLRGDTVSGGSKPAKLETGLVIQVPLFIQIGDKVVVDTRYAKYVERA
- the accB gene encoding acetyl-CoA carboxylase biotin carboxyl carrier protein, with protein sequence MREWNLEDLKEIISLFSKSNLSELVIESGENKLILKRGDNVVNIISEKEVKKEQGEKESFVKEEEGVYITAPLVGVFYRSPAPGAPPFVEEGDLVEPGQTVCIIEAMKLMNEIKSHVRGRVKKILVDNGQAVEFGQKLFLIETDGNV
- the accC gene encoding acetyl-CoA carboxylase biotin carboxylase subunit, with the protein product MFKKILIANRGEIAVRVIRACRELGIKTVAVYSEADKESLHVYMADEAVCIGPPPASQSYLNIPNIISAALITNAEAIHPGYGFLAESARFAEICQDHGIVFIGPKKEVIESLGDKARAKKLMKEAGVPLLPGSEGLIEDEKQALRVAKEIGFPVLIKATAGGGGKGMRISYSPEELVKNIRLAKMEAEKNFGNPGVYIEKFIEEPRHVEIQILGDQYGNIVSLGERDCTIQRRYQKLIEESPSPVVNNRIREAMSRAAIKGAYKVGYVGPGTFEFLLDKDGKFYFMEVNTRIQVEHTVTEMVTGIDLVKWQILIAAGEKLDLKDITLRGHAIECRINAEDPDNNFAPSIGRIEKYIPPGGPFVRIDTHIYEGYEMVPYYDSLLAKVIAWGKDRDEAIARMKRALNEFVIRGLKTTIPLHLKILENSSFVKGDYSTNFLARRILVEE
- a CDS encoding Asp23/Gls24 family envelope stress response protein; translated protein: MKEELSYGSVKISKEVIAVIAGIAAQEVEGVARVGESLSSFIKFVSGIPIGRGLKVELLDKDVFIRIPIYVKQNVFFPDIARDIQNHVKEVVESMTGLNVREVNVIIKGVILGKKGEEDKVK